In one window of Prevotella sp. E13-17 DNA:
- a CDS encoding glycosyltransferase: MRIAYILSATIPNGGATKAFVSLLQGLTKKGVEPFIVCPDKDGIYNEFVAMGIPTLALTYRPATYPYLRTIKDKLLFLPRTIARLLVNRKAARSLTRWLKGHHVEMIHTNVGIIDIGFKASRNLGIPHIYHIREYADKDFGMHYFPRKRSFQKQLRKSHSYSICITKDIQNYHREKDHVSSRVIYDGVHPATTTYPKEEKQDYLLYAGRIEPAKGLDLLLKAYTKVIKDCGKDSLPPLWVAGHIQQPLFHHELKQYIEDENIDGKVRWLGEVENIKEFMRHAQALVIPSRSEGFGLCMPEAMFEGCLCIAHNTGGTKEQLDNGRRLKRKEIAFGYNSTNELAEILKNLFNGTIKKEETDVMIADAFEVVNTLYSTEADAENVFKFYKEIQSR; the protein is encoded by the coding sequence ATGCGTATCGCTTATATTCTCAGTGCGACAATCCCCAATGGTGGTGCTACTAAAGCATTCGTATCACTTCTTCAAGGACTAACGAAGAAAGGGGTGGAACCTTTTATAGTATGCCCTGACAAAGATGGCATATATAATGAGTTTGTTGCTATGGGAATACCGACATTGGCTTTGACTTATCGACCAGCCACCTATCCCTACCTTCGAACTATAAAGGACAAATTGCTCTTCTTGCCTCGTACAATAGCACGTCTATTGGTAAACAGAAAAGCGGCAAGAAGTCTGACGCGATGGCTTAAAGGTCATCATGTTGAAATGATACACACCAATGTTGGAATCATCGATATCGGCTTCAAAGCTTCACGAAACTTAGGTATTCCTCATATATACCATATCCGCGAATATGCTGATAAAGACTTTGGAATGCATTATTTCCCACGCAAAAGAAGTTTCCAAAAACAATTGAGGAAGTCGCACTCCTACTCTATCTGTATTACTAAAGACATTCAAAACTATCATAGAGAGAAGGACCATGTATCATCAAGAGTTATATACGATGGAGTTCACCCTGCAACAACCACTTATCCAAAAGAAGAGAAGCAAGATTATTTGCTCTATGCTGGACGTATAGAACCAGCCAAGGGACTCGATTTACTTTTAAAAGCATACACCAAAGTAATTAAGGATTGTGGAAAAGATAGTCTTCCGCCGCTTTGGGTTGCAGGGCACATTCAACAACCTCTGTTCCATCATGAGTTAAAGCAATATATTGAAGATGAGAATATTGACGGCAAGGTGCGTTGGTTGGGAGAAGTTGAGAACATAAAAGAGTTTATGCGCCACGCTCAAGCTTTAGTCATACCATCACGCTCAGAAGGTTTTGGACTATGCATGCCTGAGGCTATGTTTGAGGGGTGCTTATGCATAGCTCATAATACAGGAGGGACCAAAGAACAACTTGACAACGGACGTAGGCTAAAAAGAAAGGAAATAGCATTTGGGTATAACTCCACAAACGAATTGGCAGAGATTTTGAAGAATCTTTTCAATGGAACAATAAAGAAAGAAGAAACGGACGTCATGATTGCTGATGCCTTTGAGGTAGTAAATACGCTTTACAGTACAGAAGCTGACGCAGAGAACGTCTTTAAGTTTTACAAAGAAATACAGAGCAGATGA
- a CDS encoding DapH/DapD/GlmU-related protein, whose translation MNIYLRLSYKWRALCSHLYTVLIRSSFAHIGKGTLFIYKADMLRGCPYISIGNNTEISQNCRLTAWDRHEEQQFCPNIKIGNNCKLGPYSHITAIGNITIGDNLLTGSNVLISDNAHGSLQDTNLPPLERPLKTKGDIHIGNNVWIGNNVCILSGVTIGDCAIIAAGSIVNKDVPAHSMVAGVPAKVVKAQ comes from the coding sequence ATGAATATATATTTACGACTAAGTTATAAATGGCGAGCTCTATGTTCGCACTTATATACAGTTCTTATACGTAGCAGTTTTGCCCATATTGGCAAAGGCACTCTCTTCATATATAAAGCCGACATGCTTCGTGGTTGTCCGTATATAAGTATTGGTAACAATACAGAGATAAGCCAGAACTGTCGTCTTACCGCATGGGATAGACACGAAGAGCAACAATTCTGTCCTAACATAAAAATTGGAAACAACTGTAAACTTGGACCCTATTCACACATCACTGCTATTGGTAACATTACCATAGGAGATAATCTGCTCACAGGTTCTAACGTACTTATTAGCGATAATGCTCACGGAAGTCTTCAGGACACCAATTTGCCCCCATTGGAACGCCCTTTGAAGACAAAAGGAGACATTCATATTGGAAATAATGTCTGGATAGGCAACAACGTGTGTATTCTTTCTGGCGTAACTATTGGCGATTGTGCCATTATTGCTGCTGGCAGCATTGTAAACAAAGATGTACCAGCTCACTCTATGGTGGCAGGCGTTCCTGCAAAAGTCGTAAAAGCACAATAA
- a CDS encoding glycoside hydrolase family 99-like domain-containing protein yields MKARVIAYYLPQFHPIPENDQVWGPGFTEWTNVAKARPLFKGHYQPRIPADLGFYDLRLPEIREQQAQMAREAGVEGFCYWHYWMGNGRQLLQRPFNEVLASGKPDFPFCLAWANHDWTTKTWQRGSGRIETNRYIAKQEYPGDEDYTNHFNYVLPAFKDHRYITVDGKPIFLIFDPYRFTDVMHFIELWRELADKNGLQGIYFIAIGNATSTVRRRADGTLEKVMPNIKSSAEVYNNFLALGFDAVNPFGKPRAEMWYTGKYRRLTQKAIRRFLPQLPAVRFDYPKVMRYFFAPEDSWENVFPTIMPQWDRSPRAGNFDGVYVNATPEHFKEHIANALDIISQKSPEHKILFLRSWNEWGEGNYVEPDERFGHGYLDALRNSLMPTK; encoded by the coding sequence ATGAAAGCACGCGTTATAGCATATTACCTTCCCCAGTTCCATCCAATACCTGAAAACGACCAGGTTTGGGGTCCTGGTTTCACAGAATGGACAAATGTTGCCAAAGCCCGTCCCCTATTCAAAGGTCACTATCAGCCACGTATTCCTGCTGACTTAGGCTTCTACGACTTACGCTTACCTGAGATTCGTGAGCAACAAGCACAGATGGCTCGTGAAGCAGGTGTTGAGGGTTTCTGCTATTGGCATTATTGGATGGGGAATGGACGACAATTACTACAGCGTCCTTTCAACGAAGTCTTAGCGTCAGGTAAGCCCGACTTCCCATTCTGTCTGGCTTGGGCAAACCACGATTGGACAACAAAAACATGGCAACGTGGTAGCGGACGCATAGAAACTAATAGATACATTGCGAAGCAGGAATATCCTGGAGATGAAGACTATACTAATCACTTCAACTATGTTCTTCCAGCGTTCAAAGATCATCGTTATATTACTGTTGACGGAAAACCTATATTCCTCATCTTCGATCCATATCGTTTTACCGATGTCATGCACTTCATAGAACTATGGCGTGAATTAGCAGACAAGAACGGATTACAAGGAATATACTTTATTGCTATTGGCAACGCCACCTCTACTGTACGCCGTAGGGCAGACGGGACACTTGAAAAGGTAATGCCGAACATTAAAAGCAGCGCGGAGGTATATAACAACTTCCTTGCACTTGGTTTTGATGCTGTGAATCCTTTTGGAAAGCCAAGAGCAGAAATGTGGTACACAGGAAAATATCGCAGACTTACGCAGAAGGCGATACGACGTTTCCTGCCACAACTTCCAGCAGTACGTTTCGATTATCCAAAAGTTATGCGTTACTTCTTTGCTCCTGAGGATTCTTGGGAAAATGTTTTCCCAACAATAATGCCACAATGGGATCGTAGTCCAAGAGCAGGAAATTTCGATGGAGTATATGTTAATGCCACCCCAGAGCATTTTAAAGAACACATTGCTAACGCCCTGGATATTATCAGTCAAAAATCGCCAGAACACAAAATTCTTTTTCTTCGCTCATGGAACGAATGGGGCGAAGGCAACTATGTAGAACCCGATGAGCGATTCGGACACGGATATCTTGATGCTTTACGCAACAGTTTGATGCCTACAAAATAA
- a CDS encoding glycosyltransferase family 4 protein, which yields MQKVVIIGHFGFDSKKLSGQTIKTEIVTQELIKKYGADEIGKEDTHGKWRFLIKSPLIVLRALRNGRNVIMMPAYKGIWVITPFLVLFNIFFHRSLFYVVVGGWLPDFLKKHRLFSSFFYSFNQIYVETNMMLTSMQELGFSNVSIMPNFKHLEILSYMDIDSIPTPPYKLCTFSRIIKEKGIEDAIRAVNNCNKILDKTAYTLDIYGQNEQNEWFTKLMKEQPPHISYRGNIPFNKSVEALRNHFALLFPTYYRGEGFAGTLIDAMASGLPVIATKWHANEEFIKDGDNGFTFPVHDVEALTSILLDCYKNPDKILSMRKRQLDKAQEYAPSKAIIVLTDKLN from the coding sequence ATGCAGAAAGTTGTTATTATCGGACATTTCGGATTTGATAGCAAGAAACTCAGTGGACAGACTATAAAGACTGAAATTGTTACTCAAGAACTCATAAAAAAGTATGGGGCTGACGAGATTGGGAAGGAAGACACACACGGAAAATGGCGCTTTCTTATCAAATCTCCGCTGATAGTTCTTCGTGCTCTTAGAAATGGAAGGAACGTCATCATGATGCCTGCATATAAAGGCATTTGGGTAATAACACCGTTTCTAGTCCTTTTCAACATATTCTTTCATCGCAGCCTTTTTTATGTAGTTGTAGGTGGATGGCTTCCTGATTTTCTAAAGAAACATCGCCTTTTCAGTAGTTTTTTTTATTCATTCAATCAAATTTATGTTGAGACCAACATGATGCTTACCAGCATGCAGGAGTTAGGGTTCAGTAACGTCAGCATAATGCCAAATTTCAAACACCTTGAAATACTTTCATATATGGATATTGACAGTATTCCCACTCCACCTTATAAACTATGCACCTTCTCGAGAATAATTAAAGAAAAAGGAATTGAAGACGCAATACGTGCCGTAAATAATTGCAATAAGATACTAGACAAGACAGCATATACTCTTGATATCTACGGGCAGAATGAGCAAAATGAATGGTTCACGAAGCTTATGAAAGAACAACCGCCACACATAAGTTACAGAGGTAACATTCCATTCAACAAAAGTGTAGAAGCATTACGTAATCACTTCGCACTACTCTTCCCAACATATTATCGTGGTGAAGGATTTGCTGGCACCCTAATCGACGCTATGGCTTCAGGACTTCCTGTCATAGCAACGAAATGGCATGCTAACGAAGAGTTTATCAAAGACGGAGATAATGGGTTCACATTTCCTGTTCATGATGTGGAGGCTTTGACGTCTATACTTCTTGACTGCTATAAAAATCCAGATAAAATATTATCTATGAGGAAACGACAGTTAGACAAGGCTCAAGAATATGCTCCCTCAAAGGCAATAATAGTTTTAACCGACAAACTCAATTAA
- a CDS encoding glycosyltransferase family 2 protein gives MSQDLVSVIMPTYNSGRHLKDSIDSILNQTYRNIELLITDDHSDDDNTLQILHSYVQQDQRVNVLFLDSNHGPGYARNKSIERAKGRYIAFCDSDDRWMADKLEQQIAFMQKEQLALSYSSFVTCDDNNCERGVVIAPRELTFGQLKRDNKIGCLTAVYDVEVLGKKYYMPAIRKRQDWGLFLSIIRDCKRAAGIQTPLAYYRMRKGSVSHNKLGLIKYNILIYQKVLGFSKWKSVAYFYLLFMPTHSLKVMRSKIDSFRYLQKKHK, from the coding sequence ATGAGCCAAGATCTTGTATCTGTCATTATGCCAACCTACAACTCGGGGCGACACCTCAAGGACAGCATCGACAGCATACTGAATCAGACATACCGCAACATCGAACTGCTGATCACCGACGATCACTCGGACGATGACAACACGCTGCAAATTCTGCACAGCTATGTGCAGCAAGACCAGCGTGTGAATGTGTTGTTTCTGGACAGCAACCATGGTCCTGGCTATGCCCGCAACAAATCAATCGAGCGGGCCAAGGGGCGCTACATCGCTTTCTGCGACAGCGACGACCGCTGGATGGCTGATAAACTGGAGCAGCAGATTGCCTTCATGCAGAAGGAGCAGCTGGCGCTGAGCTACAGCTCGTTTGTGACCTGCGACGACAACAACTGCGAACGCGGGGTGGTGATTGCACCGCGCGAGTTGACCTTCGGACAGCTGAAGCGCGACAACAAGATTGGTTGTCTGACGGCTGTTTACGACGTAGAGGTGCTGGGCAAGAAATACTATATGCCTGCCATCCGCAAGCGCCAGGACTGGGGATTGTTTCTCTCTATCATACGTGACTGCAAAAGGGCTGCCGGCATACAGACACCGCTGGCCTACTACCGCATGCGCAAGGGGTCGGTGTCGCACAACAAGCTGGGGCTGATTAAGTACAACATACTGATTTATCAGAAGGTGTTGGGCTTCTCTAAGTGGAAGTCGGTGGCTTACTTCTACCTGCTGTTCATGCCTACCCACTCGCTGAAAGTGATGAGGAGTAAAATAGATAGTTTCCGGTACCTTCAGAAAAAGCACAAATAA